A genomic stretch from Actinomycetota bacterium includes:
- the hisI gene encoding phosphoribosyl-AMP cyclohydrolase, translating to MKVEEPEIKFDENGLVTAVVQDVESGEVLMVAYMNEESLRRTLQSGRTWFWSRSRRELWCKGETSGNRQYVREIRYDCDGDALLVKVLQVGPACHTGERSCFYRLLPGARVDVQP from the coding sequence ATGAAAGTGGAGGAACCGGAGATCAAGTTCGATGAGAACGGCCTCGTCACCGCCGTGGTCCAGGACGTGGAAAGCGGCGAGGTGCTCATGGTCGCCTACATGAACGAGGAATCGCTGCGCCGCACACTGCAGAGCGGGAGGACCTGGTTCTGGAGCCGTAGCCGCCGCGAGCTCTGGTGCAAGGGCGAGACGTCCGGCAACCGCCAGTACGTGCGCGAGATACGCTACGACTGTGATGGCGACGCGCTCCTCGTCAAGGTTCTCCAGGTGGGTCCCGCATGCCACACGGGAGAGCGCTCATGCTTCTACCGACTTCTCCCGGGGGCACGCGTGGACGTGCAACCGTAA